One window from the genome of Hippoglossus hippoglossus isolate fHipHip1 chromosome 6, fHipHip1.pri, whole genome shotgun sequence encodes:
- the slc35b4 gene encoding UDP-xylose and UDP-N-acetylglucosamine transporter, producing MATVFAIVLVFVGCCSNVVSLELLVRQFPGCGNIVTFTQFLFIALEGFIFQANFGRKKPTIPIRNYVIMVTMFFTVSVINNYALNFNIAMPLHMIFRSGSLIANMILGIVILKKRYSASKYLSIILISAGIFICTIMSAKQVNVATEGSGDEGFYTFVRWLIGIAMLTFALLMSARMGIFQETLYKQYGKHSKEALFYNHFLPLPGFLLLSTDIYQHCLHFSQSAPTVVPVVGVSVPIMWLYLLINVITQYVCIRGVFILTTECASLTVTLVVTLRKFLSLIFSIMYFQNPFTTWHWVGTGVVFLGTLLYTEVWSSVQSALRGPSVKEKKAE from the exons ATGGCGACAGTGTTCGCCATCGTCCTGGTGTTTGTCGGATGCTGCAGCAACGTGGTGTCTCTGGAGCTGCTCGTCAG aCAGTTTCCAGGATGCGGCAACATCGTCACCTTCactcagtttctgttcatcGCGTTGGAAGGCTTCATCTTCCAGGCCAACTTTGGGAGGAAGAAACCCACCATCCCTATCAG GAACTACGTGATCATGGTGACAATGTTCTTCACCGTCAGCGTGATCAACAACTACGCTCTCAACTTCAACATCGCCATGCCACTGCACATGATCTTCAGATCG GGATCACTCATCGCCAACATGATCCTGGGGATAGTCATCCTGAAGAAAAG gtacTCAGCCAGTAAATATCTGTCTATAATTTTAATTTCGGCTGGAATATTCATCTGCACCATCATGTCTGCCAAACAAGTG aatGTGGCCACTGAGGGATCAGGAGATGAGGGATTTTACACCTTTGTTCGCTGGCTCATAG GTATCGCCATGTTGACCTTTGCTCTCCTGATGTCTGCGAGGATGGGTATTTTCCAGGAGACGCTGTACAAGCAGTATGGGAAACATTCCAAAGAGGCTCTCTTCTATAAT cacttcctccctctgccgggcttcctcctcctctccacagacATCTACCAACACTGCCTCCACTTCAGTCAGAGCG ctcctACAGTGGTTCCTGTGGTCGGAGTGTCTGTGCCAATAATGTGGCTCTACCTGCTGATCAACGTCATCACACA GTACGTGTGCATCCGTGGGGTTTTCATCCTGACCACCGAGTGTGCCTCGCTGACCGTCACTCTGGTGGTGACACTGAGGAAGTTCCTCAGCCTCATCTTCTCCATCATGTACTTCCAAAACCCCTTCACCACCTGGCACTGGGTGGGCACCGGCGTGGTCTTCCTGGGCACGCTGCTGTACACGGAGGTGTGGAGCAGCGTGCAGTCGGCTCTGCGTGGACCGAGCGTCAAGGAGAAGAAGGCGGAGTGA
- the LOC117763196 gene encoding proline-rich extensin-like protein EPR1 isoform X2 — MGGNSHSHLSREEGEAGGVAFVKGIRLSDRVINRMKQPSVASPHLPQNGVPPLHSPESPAPPSAPSVDDILPLLTPPPVLFISPQPPLPPQEAPSTAPSLELASPPPPVKLVPPPPVKFHSLPTTLESEVLAPPPPPSPLSPPVATNVEPAPSPPLGPPAAGPVVLPPPEPLVIAPEIPSSTPTIAEQVVEPFVLPPPVESPPAAATPPEPLAPSLLSETVKPAHPPAEPAAAAPAVEPLETVVPSTLPVEAVQPPPTVELHLQLEPVVLPPPAEEVTPVVAPAVDLPPPAEVVTPVVAPAVDLPPPAVEVTPVVAPAVALLPPAVEVTPVVAPAVDLPPPAVEVTPVVAPAVDLPPPAVEVTPVVAPAVALPPPALEETPVVAPAVDLPPPAVEVTPVVAPAVALPPPAVEVTPVVAPAVDLPPPAVEVTPVVAPAVALPPPAVDVTPVVAPAVDLPPPAVEVTPVVAPAVDLPPPAVEVTPVVAPVVDLPTPSPPAVAPVADSPPPCALVPPPSPPAESVTPALPPAVDSPPPCELLPPPPGPAAAPPLAPELTFEEPCPPCHCVELAVVPADAPLVSDPLVELLMPTLSEPPPRDTAPAPEESAPILSLPPVVEDEVISVAPPAKTLPVSPEVVEGELRQKIHEEMQRSLEDEINQKRQELLLQLVEMRALAQVEATAAAQAQVEEQVKKTLGAEKSAQMEKLTDDIMKERMRTEDQRLMVQLYAHQLDEKEKQLQKRDALYQEHIAKLETKCTEFYKVTAESFQKGKEETHQRFARFDRQPVCGDLQSQILKCYKENTGKTLSCSSIASAYMQCVDNTKKNKLSTGG, encoded by the exons ATGGGGGGAAACAGCCATAGTCACCTCTCCCGAGAAGAGGGTGAGGCAGGCGGAGTAGCTTTTGTGAAGGGCATCCGG ctgtcGGACCGAGTCATCAACCGGATGAAACAGCCTTCAGTGGCCAGCCCTCACCTCCCACAGAATGGAGTTCCTCCTCTACACTCACCTGAATCACCCGCTCCACCCTCCGCCCCCTCTGTTGATGACATACTGCCACTCCTGACACCTCCTCCTGTTTTGTTCATCTCACCTCaaccacctcttcctcctcaggaaGCCCCATCCACAGCTCCATCACTGGAActtgcttctcctcctccgcctgtAAAACTagtgcctcctcctcctgtaaaGTTTCACTCCCTTCCTACCACTCTGGAATCTGAA gtcttagccccacctcctcctccatccccaCTTTCTCCACCAGTCGCTACAAATGTGGAGCCTGCACCTTCTCCTCCACTGGGTCCTCCTGCAGCGGGGCCAGTCGTTCTACCTCCCCCTGAACCCCTCGTCATAGCACCAGAAATTCCATCTTCTACACCAACTATTGCAGAACAAGTCGTTGAACCTTTTGTCCTTCCTCCACCTGTGGAGTCGCCCCCAGCAGCTGCAACTCCACCTGAACCTTTAGCTCCATCTCTGctctctgaaactgtgaaaCCAGCTCATCCACCTgctgaacctgctgctgctgctcctgctgtcgAACCTCTTGAAACTGTCGTCCCTTCAACCCTACCTGTTGAGGCAGTTCAACCTCCACCCACTGTTGAACTACATCTTCAGCTGGAGCCTGtagtcctgcctcctccagctgaagAAGTGACTCCAGTTGTGGCTCCAGCTGTTGATTTACCTCCTCCAGCTGAAGTTGTG ACTCCAGTTGTGGCTCCAGCTGTTGAtttgcctcctccagctgtAGAAGTGACTCCAGTTGTGGCTCCAGCTGTTGCTTTACTTCCTCCAGCTGTAGAAGTGACTCCAGTTGTGGCTCCAGCTGTTGAtttgcctcctccagctgtAGAAGTGACTCCAGTTGTGGCTCCAGCTGTTGAtttgcctcctccagctgtAGAAGTGACTCCAGTTGTGGCTCCAGCTGTTGCTTTACCTCCTCCAGCTCTAGAAGAGACTCCAGTTGTGGCTCCAGCTGTTGAtttgcctcctccagctgtAGAAGTGACTCCAGTTGTGGCTCCAGCTGTTGCTTTACCTCCTCCAGCTGTAGAAGTGACTCCAGTTGTGGCTCCAGCTGTTGAtttgcctcctccagctgtAGAAGTGACTCCAGTTGTGGCTCCAGCTGTTGCTTTACCTCCTCCAGCTGTAGACGTGACTCCAGTTGTGGCTCCAGCTGTTGAtttgcctcctccagctgtAGAAGTGACTCCAGTTGTGGCTCCAGCTGTTGAtttgcctcctccagctgtAGAAGTGACTCCAGTTGTGGCTCCAGTTGTTGATTTACcaactccctctcctcctgctgtggcTCCAGTTGCTGATTCTCCACCTCCATGTGCACTGGTtccacctccatctcctcccgCTGAATCAGTGACTCCAGCTTTGCCTCCAGCTGTTGATTCTCCACCTCCATGTGAACtgcttccacctcctccagggcCAGCAGCAGCCCCCCCTCTTGCTCCAGAGCTCACCTTTGAAGAGCCCTGCCCGCCCTGTCACTGTGTGGAGCTGGCCGTCGTGCCTGCTGATGCACCTCTGGTCAGTGACCCCCTCGTGGAGCTTCTAATGCCAACTCTGTCTGAGCCACCTCCACGTGAtacagctccagctcctgaagAGTCCGCCCCCATCCTGTCTCTGCCCCCTGTTGTTGAGGATGAAGTCATCTCAGTGGCTCCACCTGCAAAAA CGTTGCCTGTTTCTCCTGAAGTGGTGGAGGGAGAACTGAGGCAGAAGATCCATGAGGAGATGCAGAGAAGTCTGGAGGACGAGATCAACcagaagagacaggagctgctgCTACA ACTGGTGGAGATGAGGGCTCTGGCTCAGGTGGAGGCCACGGCTGCAGCTCAGGctcaggtggaggagcaggtgaagaAGACACTGGGGGCGGAGAAGTCGGCGCAGATGGAGAAGCTGACGGACGACATCATGAAGGAGCGAATGAGGACGGAGGACCAGAGGCTCATGGTGCAGCTTTAT GCTCATCAGCTGgatgagaaggagaaacagctgcagaaaCGAGACGCTCTCTACCAGGAACACATCGCAAAACTTGAAACGAAG TGCACTGAGTTTTATAAAGTGACTGCAGAGAGCTTCCAGAAGGGCAAAGAGGAGACACACCAGCGGTTTGC GCGTTTCGACAGGCAGCCGGTGTGTGGAGACCTGCAGAGTCAGATTCTAAAATGCTACAAGGAAAACACAGGGAAAACTCTGTCTTGCTCGAGCATAGCCTCAGCCTACATGCAGTGTGTGGACAACACCAAGAAA AATAAGTTGAGCACTGGAGGTTAA
- the LOC117763196 gene encoding proline-rich extensin-like protein EPR1 isoform X1 — protein sequence MGGNSHSHLSREEGEAGGVAFVKGIRLSDRVINRMKQPSVASPHLPQNGVPPLHSPESPAPPSAPSVDDILPLLTPPPVLFISPQPPLPPQEAPSTAPSLELASPPPPVKLVPPPPVKFHSLPTTLESEVLAPPPPPSPLSPPVATNVEPAPSPPLGPPAAGPVVLPPPEPLVIAPEIPSSTPTIAEQVVEPFVLPPPVESPPAAATPPEPLAPSLLSETVKPAHPPAEPAAAAPAVEPLETVVPSTLPVEAVQPPPTVELHLQLEPVVLPPPAEEVTPVVAPAVDLPPPAEVVTPVVAPAVDLPPPAVEVTPVVAPAVALLPPAVEVTPVVAPAVDLPPPAVEVTPVVAPAVDLPPPAVEVTPVVAPAVALPPPALEETPVVAPAVDLPPPAVEVTPVVAPAVALPPPAVEVTPVVAPAVDLPPPAVEVTPVVAPAVALPPPAVDVTPVVAPAVDLPPPAVEVTPVVAPAVDLPPPAVEVTPVVAPVVDLPTPSPPAVAPVADSPPPCALVPPPSPPAESVTPALPPAVDSPPPCELLPPPPGPAAAPPLAPELTFEEPCPPCHCVELAVVPADAPLVSDPLVELLMPTLSEPPPRDTAPAPEESAPILSLPPVVEDEVISVAPPAKTLPVSPEVVEGELRQKIHEEMQRSLEDEINQKRQELLLQLVEMRALAQVEATAAAQAQVEEQVKKTLGAEKSAQMEKLTDDIMKERMRTEDQRLMVQLYRMEVKAHQLDEKEKQLQKRDALYQEHIAKLETKCTEFYKVTAESFQKGKEETHQRFARFDRQPVCGDLQSQILKCYKENTGKTLSCSSIASAYMQCVDNTKKNKLSTGG from the exons ATGGGGGGAAACAGCCATAGTCACCTCTCCCGAGAAGAGGGTGAGGCAGGCGGAGTAGCTTTTGTGAAGGGCATCCGG ctgtcGGACCGAGTCATCAACCGGATGAAACAGCCTTCAGTGGCCAGCCCTCACCTCCCACAGAATGGAGTTCCTCCTCTACACTCACCTGAATCACCCGCTCCACCCTCCGCCCCCTCTGTTGATGACATACTGCCACTCCTGACACCTCCTCCTGTTTTGTTCATCTCACCTCaaccacctcttcctcctcaggaaGCCCCATCCACAGCTCCATCACTGGAActtgcttctcctcctccgcctgtAAAACTagtgcctcctcctcctgtaaaGTTTCACTCCCTTCCTACCACTCTGGAATCTGAA gtcttagccccacctcctcctccatccccaCTTTCTCCACCAGTCGCTACAAATGTGGAGCCTGCACCTTCTCCTCCACTGGGTCCTCCTGCAGCGGGGCCAGTCGTTCTACCTCCCCCTGAACCCCTCGTCATAGCACCAGAAATTCCATCTTCTACACCAACTATTGCAGAACAAGTCGTTGAACCTTTTGTCCTTCCTCCACCTGTGGAGTCGCCCCCAGCAGCTGCAACTCCACCTGAACCTTTAGCTCCATCTCTGctctctgaaactgtgaaaCCAGCTCATCCACCTgctgaacctgctgctgctgctcctgctgtcgAACCTCTTGAAACTGTCGTCCCTTCAACCCTACCTGTTGAGGCAGTTCAACCTCCACCCACTGTTGAACTACATCTTCAGCTGGAGCCTGtagtcctgcctcctccagctgaagAAGTGACTCCAGTTGTGGCTCCAGCTGTTGATTTACCTCCTCCAGCTGAAGTTGTG ACTCCAGTTGTGGCTCCAGCTGTTGAtttgcctcctccagctgtAGAAGTGACTCCAGTTGTGGCTCCAGCTGTTGCTTTACTTCCTCCAGCTGTAGAAGTGACTCCAGTTGTGGCTCCAGCTGTTGAtttgcctcctccagctgtAGAAGTGACTCCAGTTGTGGCTCCAGCTGTTGAtttgcctcctccagctgtAGAAGTGACTCCAGTTGTGGCTCCAGCTGTTGCTTTACCTCCTCCAGCTCTAGAAGAGACTCCAGTTGTGGCTCCAGCTGTTGAtttgcctcctccagctgtAGAAGTGACTCCAGTTGTGGCTCCAGCTGTTGCTTTACCTCCTCCAGCTGTAGAAGTGACTCCAGTTGTGGCTCCAGCTGTTGAtttgcctcctccagctgtAGAAGTGACTCCAGTTGTGGCTCCAGCTGTTGCTTTACCTCCTCCAGCTGTAGACGTGACTCCAGTTGTGGCTCCAGCTGTTGAtttgcctcctccagctgtAGAAGTGACTCCAGTTGTGGCTCCAGCTGTTGAtttgcctcctccagctgtAGAAGTGACTCCAGTTGTGGCTCCAGTTGTTGATTTACcaactccctctcctcctgctgtggcTCCAGTTGCTGATTCTCCACCTCCATGTGCACTGGTtccacctccatctcctcccgCTGAATCAGTGACTCCAGCTTTGCCTCCAGCTGTTGATTCTCCACCTCCATGTGAACtgcttccacctcctccagggcCAGCAGCAGCCCCCCCTCTTGCTCCAGAGCTCACCTTTGAAGAGCCCTGCCCGCCCTGTCACTGTGTGGAGCTGGCCGTCGTGCCTGCTGATGCACCTCTGGTCAGTGACCCCCTCGTGGAGCTTCTAATGCCAACTCTGTCTGAGCCACCTCCACGTGAtacagctccagctcctgaagAGTCCGCCCCCATCCTGTCTCTGCCCCCTGTTGTTGAGGATGAAGTCATCTCAGTGGCTCCACCTGCAAAAA CGTTGCCTGTTTCTCCTGAAGTGGTGGAGGGAGAACTGAGGCAGAAGATCCATGAGGAGATGCAGAGAAGTCTGGAGGACGAGATCAACcagaagagacaggagctgctgCTACA ACTGGTGGAGATGAGGGCTCTGGCTCAGGTGGAGGCCACGGCTGCAGCTCAGGctcaggtggaggagcaggtgaagaAGACACTGGGGGCGGAGAAGTCGGCGCAGATGGAGAAGCTGACGGACGACATCATGAAGGAGCGAATGAGGACGGAGGACCAGAGGCTCATGGTGCAGCTTTAT AGGATGGAGGTGAAG GCTCATCAGCTGgatgagaaggagaaacagctgcagaaaCGAGACGCTCTCTACCAGGAACACATCGCAAAACTTGAAACGAAG TGCACTGAGTTTTATAAAGTGACTGCAGAGAGCTTCCAGAAGGGCAAAGAGGAGACACACCAGCGGTTTGC GCGTTTCGACAGGCAGCCGGTGTGTGGAGACCTGCAGAGTCAGATTCTAAAATGCTACAAGGAAAACACAGGGAAAACTCTGTCTTGCTCGAGCATAGCCTCAGCCTACATGCAGTGTGTGGACAACACCAAGAAA AATAAGTTGAGCACTGGAGGTTAA